Within Runella rosea, the genomic segment ATTCAATATTTACAACAACAAAAACACCCTTCCCGCAAGCCTAACGACAACAGCAAAGGGAAATGGTGACCGCAGACAAACGAATTTATCCATCAAAAAAGTAACTATTCAACGGTGCAAACACTTACCCAAACTAATTTTAACTTTCCTGGCCAAACGAGTTTCTACCGTGGCAAGGTCCGCGATGTGTACAGTTTCGAAAAAGTAGTGGCCATGGTTGCCAGTGACAGAATCTCGGCCTTTGATGTGATTTTGCCGCGGGCTATTCCGTTTAAAGGTCAGGTGCTCAATCAAATAGCTGCCCACTTTCTAACCGCAACCGCTGATATAGTGCCCAATTGGTTGCTTGAAGTGCCCGACCCGAACGTAAGTATTGGAAAAAAATGTGAAACCTACCCCGTCGAAATGGTAGTACGCGGCTACTTGGCGGGCCACGCCGCGCGTGAATATAAGGCGGGCAAACGCAGCGTTTGCGGAGTGACCTTACCTGAAGGGTTGAAAGAAAACGACAAACTGCCTACGCCCATCATTACCCCCACGACCAAAGCCCACGAAGGCCACGACGAGGATATTTCGCGCGAGCAGATTTTGGCGCGTGGAATTGTGTCGGAAGCGGAATATAGCCAATTGGAGCAGTACGCATTGGCTCTTTTTGCCCGTGGTACCCAAATGGCGGCCGAACAAGGGCTGATTCTGGTGGATACCAAGTATGAATTTGGCCATGACGAAGGCAAAATTTACCTGATTGATGAAATCCATACGCCCGATTCTTCTCGGTATTTTTATGCAGATGTCTACGACGAAAACCAACGTAATGGATTGCCGCAGAAGCAATTATCAAAGGAGTTTGTGCGCGAGTGGCTGATTGCAAACGGTTTCCAGGGCAAAGAAGGACAAATCATCCCTGAGATGTCGGATGAATGGGTGGAACAAATCTCGGCACGCTACATAGAATTGTTTGAAAAAGTTACTGGTAAAACCTTTGTCAAAGCCAATACGGAAGATATTTTGGGCAGAATTGAAGAAAATGTGCTCCGTTCATTAACTTCGCACTAATATTTAGAATTCGTTGATTGTTAACCGTTAATTATTACCTGCGTTCCTGAACCACCTAATCTTTAACTTTTAACCATTGACCATTAGACCACATCTATGAACCACCTCATTCAAAAACATGAGCAATACGCCCTCATCAACGTTAAAGAAAATGACTTTGGGGGAGAATTTGCCACTGATTTAGAAACCATCTCCCGCGATTTGTTTCGAGAAGGGTTTCACAACTTGATTGTTGATTTTACGCCAACCAACACCATTGATTCAGCGGGTATCAGCATCCTGAAAAAAATTAATATGCTTTGCTCACGTGAGCTTGGGCTGATGGTCTTGGTATCAGACAACGATGACTTTGTTGATCAATTGATTGACGGTAAAATTCGTGACGTTACCATTTTGCCAACCGTTGAAGAAGGGATTGACGCGGTTTTTATGAATGACTTGGA encodes:
- a CDS encoding phosphoribosylaminoimidazolesuccinocarboxamide synthase, coding for MQTLTQTNFNFPGQTSFYRGKVRDVYSFEKVVAMVASDRISAFDVILPRAIPFKGQVLNQIAAHFLTATADIVPNWLLEVPDPNVSIGKKCETYPVEMVVRGYLAGHAAREYKAGKRSVCGVTLPEGLKENDKLPTPIITPTTKAHEGHDEDISREQILARGIVSEAEYSQLEQYALALFARGTQMAAEQGLILVDTKYEFGHDEGKIYLIDEIHTPDSSRYFYADVYDENQRNGLPQKQLSKEFVREWLIANGFQGKEGQIIPEMSDEWVEQISARYIELFEKVTGKTFVKANTEDILGRIEENVLRSLTSH
- a CDS encoding STAS domain-containing protein; the encoded protein is MNHLIQKHEQYALINVKENDFGGEFATDLETISRDLFREGFHNLIVDFTPTNTIDSAGISILKKINMLCSRELGLMVLVSDNDDFVDQLIDGKIRDVTILPTVEEGIDAVFMNDLENEFGAESDDFDDEDFGEDGFTKSEQP